A single genomic interval of Juglans regia cultivar Chandler chromosome 1, Walnut 2.0, whole genome shotgun sequence harbors:
- the LOC109009030 gene encoding aldehyde dehydrogenase family 7 member A1 isoform X2, which translates to MVHRDLTFDAKFNPNFYFLQEIIDMCDYAVGLSRQLNGSIIPSERPDHMMLEAWNPLGIVGVITAFNFPCAVLGWNACIALVCGNCVVWKGAPTTPLITIAVTKLMAEVFEKNNLPGAIFTSFCGGAEIGQAIAKDTRIALVSFTGSSKVGMMVQQTVNERFGKCLLELSGNNAIIVMDDADIKLAVRSILFAAVGTAGQRCTTCRRLFLHESIYQKVLDQLVGVYKQVKIGDPLEKETLVGPLHTRASRENFEKGISSIKSQGGKILVGGSVIDSDGNFVQPTIVEISPDASVVKEELFGPVLYVMKFKTLEEAIEMNNSVPQGLSSSIFTRRPEAIFKWIGPHGSDCGIVNVNIPTNGAEIGGAFGGEKATGGGREAGSDSWKQYMRRSTCTINYGSELPLAQGISFGS; encoded by the exons ATGGTGCATAGAGACTTGACCTTTGACGCAAAGT TTAATCCAAATTTTTACTTCTTGCAGGAAATAATTGATATGTGTGATTATGCTGTTGGGCTAAGTCGACAACTGAATGGATCTATCATACCTTCAGAAC GTCCAGATCATATGATGTTGGAG GCGTGGAATCCACTGGGAATAGTCGGTGTAATTACTGCTTTCAACTTTCCATGTGCTGTTCTTG GGTGGAATGCCTGCATTGCGTTAGTCTGCGGCAACTGTGTTGTGTG GAAGGGTGCTCCAACAACTCCATTGATAACTATTGCGGTGACAAAGCTTATGGCAGAGGTTTTTGAGAAGAACAACTTGCCAGGTGCGATATTCACCTCTTTCTGTGGAGGTGCTGAAATTGGTCAAGCAATAGCGAAAGATACACGCATAGCACTGGTCTCATTCACTGGAAGTTCAAAG GTAGGTATGATGGTCCAACAAACAGTAAACGAAAGATTTGGTAAATGCTTGCTTGAATTAAGTGGGAACAATGCGATAATTGTTATGGATGATGCCGACATCAAGCTGGCTGTGCGTTCAATTTTATTTGCAGCTGTTGGTACAGCTGGTCAGCGCTGCACAACATGCCGTAGACTG TTTCTTCATGAAAGCATATATCAAAAGGTATTGGACCAACTAGTTGGTGTTTACAAGCAAGTCAAAATCGGGGATCCTTTGGAGAAAGAAACTCTGGTCGGACCATTACATACTCGTGCCTCGAGGGAAAACTTTGAGAAGGGAATCTCAAGCATAAAATCTCAG GGAGGGAAAATCCTGGTAGGTGGATCTGTTATAGATTCAGATGGAAATTTTGTACAGCCGACCATTGTCGAGATCTCTCCAGATGCCTCTGTAGTAAAAGAAGAATTGTTTGGTCCAGTTCTGTATGTTATGAAATTTAAG ACTCTGGAAGAAGCAATTGAAATGAACAATTCTGTACCTCAAGGATTGAGCAGTTCAATCTTCACACGCAGGCCTGAAGCTATATTTAAATGGATTGG GCCACATGggagtgattgtggtattgtgaATGTGAACATACCTACAAATGGAGCTGAGATTGGTGGTGCTTTTGGTGGAGAAAAGGCAACCGGTGGTGGTCGCGAAGCTGGAAGTGACTCCTGGAAGCAATACATGCGACGCTCAACATG TACAATAAATTATGGAAGTGAACTACCGTTGGCTCAGGGAATTAGTTTTGGCTCATAA
- the LOC109009030 gene encoding aldehyde dehydrogenase family 7 member A1 isoform X1: protein MGFSKKEYEFLAEIGLGPDNIGGYVNGEWKATGSVISSVNPSNNQMIAKVTEASVQDYEEGMLACNEAAKKWKSIPAPKRGEIVRQIGEALRAKLDVLGRLVSLEMGKILPEGIGEVQEIIDMCDYAVGLSRQLNGSIIPSERPDHMMLEAWNPLGIVGVITAFNFPCAVLGWNACIALVCGNCVVWKGAPTTPLITIAVTKLMAEVFEKNNLPGAIFTSFCGGAEIGQAIAKDTRIALVSFTGSSKVGMMVQQTVNERFGKCLLELSGNNAIIVMDDADIKLAVRSILFAAVGTAGQRCTTCRRLFLHESIYQKVLDQLVGVYKQVKIGDPLEKETLVGPLHTRASRENFEKGISSIKSQGGKILVGGSVIDSDGNFVQPTIVEISPDASVVKEELFGPVLYVMKFKTLEEAIEMNNSVPQGLSSSIFTRRPEAIFKWIGPHGSDCGIVNVNIPTNGAEIGGAFGGEKATGGGREAGSDSWKQYMRRSTCTINYGSELPLAQGISFGS, encoded by the exons ATGATTGCTAAAGTCACGGAGGCATCTGTTCAAGATTATGAGGAGGGAATGCTTGCTTGCAATGAAGCGGCCAAGAAATGGAAGAGT ATTCCTGCTCCAAAGAGAGGTGAAATTGTTAGACAGATAGGAGAAGCGCTAAGGGCCAAATTGGATGTTCTGGGTCGGCTTGTGTCACTTGAGATGGGAAAGATACTTCCTGAAGGAATAGGGGAGGTTCAA GAAATAATTGATATGTGTGATTATGCTGTTGGGCTAAGTCGACAACTGAATGGATCTATCATACCTTCAGAAC GTCCAGATCATATGATGTTGGAG GCGTGGAATCCACTGGGAATAGTCGGTGTAATTACTGCTTTCAACTTTCCATGTGCTGTTCTTG GGTGGAATGCCTGCATTGCGTTAGTCTGCGGCAACTGTGTTGTGTG GAAGGGTGCTCCAACAACTCCATTGATAACTATTGCGGTGACAAAGCTTATGGCAGAGGTTTTTGAGAAGAACAACTTGCCAGGTGCGATATTCACCTCTTTCTGTGGAGGTGCTGAAATTGGTCAAGCAATAGCGAAAGATACACGCATAGCACTGGTCTCATTCACTGGAAGTTCAAAG GTAGGTATGATGGTCCAACAAACAGTAAACGAAAGATTTGGTAAATGCTTGCTTGAATTAAGTGGGAACAATGCGATAATTGTTATGGATGATGCCGACATCAAGCTGGCTGTGCGTTCAATTTTATTTGCAGCTGTTGGTACAGCTGGTCAGCGCTGCACAACATGCCGTAGACTG TTTCTTCATGAAAGCATATATCAAAAGGTATTGGACCAACTAGTTGGTGTTTACAAGCAAGTCAAAATCGGGGATCCTTTGGAGAAAGAAACTCTGGTCGGACCATTACATACTCGTGCCTCGAGGGAAAACTTTGAGAAGGGAATCTCAAGCATAAAATCTCAG GGAGGGAAAATCCTGGTAGGTGGATCTGTTATAGATTCAGATGGAAATTTTGTACAGCCGACCATTGTCGAGATCTCTCCAGATGCCTCTGTAGTAAAAGAAGAATTGTTTGGTCCAGTTCTGTATGTTATGAAATTTAAG ACTCTGGAAGAAGCAATTGAAATGAACAATTCTGTACCTCAAGGATTGAGCAGTTCAATCTTCACACGCAGGCCTGAAGCTATATTTAAATGGATTGG GCCACATGggagtgattgtggtattgtgaATGTGAACATACCTACAAATGGAGCTGAGATTGGTGGTGCTTTTGGTGGAGAAAAGGCAACCGGTGGTGGTCGCGAAGCTGGAAGTGACTCCTGGAAGCAATACATGCGACGCTCAACATG TACAATAAATTATGGAAGTGAACTACCGTTGGCTCAGGGAATTAGTTTTGGCTCATAA